The Hymenobacter sp. DG25A nucleotide sequence AAGCCGGCGCTACCTGCGTAGGCATTGATGCCCGCCTGCTGCTAACGGATGATCCAGCCACCTTATCGGCGCAGGTAGCCATGCTGATGCGGGCTCTGAGTACTACAGCTTAGCTGCACGAATAAATAAGACCGTCATGTCGAGCGAAGTCGAGACATCTCGCTTGCTGAGGTTGGGATAGTAGTCCAACTATTCACCACACTAGCGAGATGTCTCGACTTTGCTCGACATGACGGCCTTTTATAGAAAAAAGCTTGGGATTATTACCCCTTTAGCTAGCCTACGGGGGTTTGAATAGCGGGCGGGGTAGGAATATATTCCGGAGTGGCGGTCTGGTGCTCGGCGGCCTTCTTGCCCCGGTCGTCTTTCACGTCGCGGCGGCTGAAGGGACGGATAATGAGGCGCAGGGCCTGGTCGGAGTTGAAGTAGCTGAAGGCCCAGTCAATAAAGGCCACGATTTTATTACGGAAGCCAACCAGGGTCATCAGGTGCACAAACAGCCAGGTAAGCCAGCCAAAGAAGCCATTGAAATGCACGTCTTTGGGCAAGTCTACCACGGCCTTATTGCGGCTCACAATGGCCATAACGCCTTTGTTCAGGTATTTGAAGTTCTCGGGCGCCTGCCCCTGCAGGATGCGCACTAAGTTCTTAGCCAGCAAATCGGCCTGCTGCTGGGCTACGGGCGCCAGCATGGGCAGGCCGCGGGGCATGTCTTCCGTCACCATATTGGCCACATCGCCAATGGCGAAGACATTCTCGAAGCCTTCCACGCGGTTCCACTGGTTCACGTTGATGCGCTTGTTGCGGGCCACAATTTCCGGCGGCAGGCCGGGTATAGCCGCCCCGTTCACCCCAGCGGCCCAAATCAGGTTTTCCGTGGGAATAAACTCGGTTTCGGAGTAATAGGCGCGGCAGTTTTCGTAGCGCTTAATGGACGTATTCAGCCGGATTTGAACGCCCAGCTCTTCCAGGTATTCTTTTGATTTCTGCTGCGACTTTTTAGACATGGGCCCCAGCAGCTCGGCGCCGGCTTCTACCAGAATAATCTGCATCTGCTGCAAATCCAGCTCGGGGTAGTCCTTAGGCAGCACGTGCTTGCGCATCTCGGCCAGGGAGCCGCTGATTTCCACGCCCGTAGGGCCGCCGCCTACTACTACAATATTCATCAGGGCCTGGCGCTCGTCGGGGTTTTCCGTGAGCAGGGCTTTTTCGAAATTCTGAAAGATGAAGCTGCGCAGATTCAGGGCATTGGGAATGCTCTTGATCTGCATGGCATTACGCTCCAGGCTCTCAATGCCAAAGAAATTGGTGAGTGAGCCGGTAGCCAGTACCAGGTAGTCGTAGTGAATGTCGCCGATATGCGTCACCACCGTATTGCGCTCCGGCTCTACGCGCTGCACATCGGCCATGCGGTAGAAGAAATTCTCCTGGCCCGCGAATATTTTCCGGATGGGATAAGCAATGCTATCGGCTTCCAGGGCGCCGGTAGCTACCTGGTAAAGCAGCGGCTGGAAGTTGTGGTAGTTGTTGCGGTCGATGACTACCACCTGCACGGGGGCGTGGCGCAATTCTTTGGCCAGGCGCAGGCCGGCAAAGCCACAACCCACAATCACTACCCGCGGATTTTTTGAAACCGGAAGGTTCGTATCCATATAAACTCAGCTACTAATGAAGCAAACACTGGCTTTACCGGGAAAACCGGGTCCAGGTTGTCTGTTAAACAAAGAACCTCAGGCAGCGGGGCGCTACCTGAGGTTCTTTCTTGCTTCAGGCGTCTTTCAGGCCCGCCGCTTAATAATCTACGCCTTCTTTCTTCTTGAATTCGCCATCTTTCACCTGTTTGATGAGCTGCAGCCAGCTGAAGGGGTTCAGCAGTGGGTTGTTGGCCTGCACCGAGGGGCCGATGCCCATGCGCCGGTCGCGCTCAAACTGCTGCTGCTGCATGGTTTGGCGGTAGTTGCCCATGCTGGTCACAGGAGCATTATTGAAAATGCGCTTCATGATTTCCTCGTTGAGGTTTTCAGCAGTGCGGGAGCCCCGCTCGGTGGGCAGGCGCAGGGCCAGGAAAGCCTTTTTAAAGTCTCGCTCCGTCACGTAGGGGAAAATGCGAACCTCCGGCAGCATGGTGGCATCTTCCTTCAGCTGCACAATAACGGAGTAGCTCTGGCGCGGGTAGTCCAGCGGTATCACCACCCACTGGTTGCGGTAGCCCAGGGAGCGAATCACGATACTATCACCGGCCAGCACGGGCAGGGAGAAGTAGCCGTAGGCATTGGTGGCGGTGCCACGGCCGGCCTGGGGCACCATCACAGTGGCCCCGGGCACGCCCAGCAGAGAGTCGCCGGTGGCCACAATACCCGTGAACTGCACCACGCGCCGTTGGCCCTGAGCCTGGGCGGCCGAGGAAAAAGCGGCCCACACCAGCACCAGCAGTGCCGGGAAAAGGAATTTATATCGAACTACAACAGACATACAAGGCATTACAGACTACAAGTATACGGTGGATTTGGGGGGAGCCGGCCGGTTTAGCGTAAATTTGTGGCGCCCCCGGCCACTGGTTCTGCCCTCCTGCTTTTACAAAAGATGCGCCTAAAACACTTCACCGTTGCATTTGGCCTCCCAATTTTTAAAGCCCTGGGCGACGAAAGCCGCGTCCGCATCCTGCACTTGCTCTGGCGAAATCAGGAAATGTGCATTTCTGACCTGGAACAGGTGTTGGACTTCACTCAAACAAAAACTTCCCGCCAATTATTGTTTTTAAAAAATGCGGGGCTCGTCAGCTTCCGCCGCCTCGATAACTGGGTTTTCTACTATCTCAAGGATGAGGTAATAGAGCTGATGCAGCAGTTGCTGGGCTACCTGGAGCGCGACCCGCAGCTGGTGCACGACCAGCAGGTGTACCAAACCCTCTGGTCTAACCGGGAGCTGGCCGCGTATAAGCTGCAAAACCGCCGCTGGACCGGAACGCCCGTTTCGTAAGCCGGCCGGCTCCTCCCTTCCGCCCCTACCCTCTGCCATCCATGCTGCTCGATCATCACCTATTTGTCTGCACCAATCAGAAAAACGAAATCGGCCGGGAGGTTGCCAAGGCGCTCAAAATCGAGCTGAAGAAGCAGGGACTGAAAAGCTTGCTGACAGGCGGAGAAAAGCGCCGGAACCGCGTGCAGACCTGTAACTGCCTGGACCAGTGCAAGCACTGCAAAAAAGGCCCCGGCGCTGCCTTGGTCATTTACCCGGAAGGCACCTTCTACGGCGACGTAAAGCCCAAGGACGCCGCCGAAATTGTGCAGAAACACTTGGGCGAAGGCCAGGTTATAAAGCGGTTATTGATTGACTGATTCGCTTTCCAATCCCAAAATCTATCTGTCATCCTGAGCCCCGCGAAGAATGACAAGCAAAATATATATTCATTCTGACGTGAATTCTTCCTTGAAGTCCTACCGCCACCTATTCTTCGACCTCGACCATACGCTCTGGGACTTCGAAACCAACGCCGATGTTACCCTGCGTCACTTGTTCGACCACCACGACCTGCAGCGCTTCGGCACGTTCACGGTAGATGCGTTTATTCAGGTGTATTCCGATATCAACCACGGCTTGTGGCGCCTGTACCAGAACAATAAAATCACGCAGCAACAGCTGCGCGCCACCCGTTTCCCACGCACTTTTGTGAAGCTGGGCCTCACGGAAGCCGACTCCCCGGCCGGTATCTCAGAGCAGTTCACGGATATCCTGCCCAAGAAGTCGGCGGTGTTTCCCTACACCTACGAGGTGCTGGACTACCTGCGCGACAAAGGCTACGAGCTGCACCTGATTACCAACGGCTTCAAGGATATTCAGTACATCAAGCTGAACGCCTCCTGCCTGACGGACTATTTCCAGGAGATTGTCACCTCGGAGTGCTGCGGCCATCTTAAGCCGGATACGCGCATTTTCCAGCACGCCCTGGAGCGCACCGGCGCCACAGCCGCCGAGAGCCTGATGATAGGCGACAACCTGGAGTGCGACGTACTAGGCGCCTACAACGCCGGTATTGACCAGGTGTATTTCAACCCGGAAAAGCGCCGTCATTTCAACGAAGTGACCTACGAAATCAGCTGTTTAAGCGAGCTACGGGCCATTTTATAACTGCTGTTTCTTTACCCAAGGCTAACTATTGCCCCGTTCCTCCCGACCTTTGCCCGCTATGGTACAACTCATCGGACTCTCGGGTAAGCGCGGCAGCGGCAAGGACACGGTGGCTCACCTGATTCAGCAGCTCCAGCCCGAACGCAACTGGCAGATCATGTCCTTCGGGGATGCCATCAAGGCTGTGTGTGCCACCCTGACCGGCGAAAGCACGGCCCCCTATTATACCCAAAACGGCAAAACGGAGCTTCTGCCGGCCTTTGGCCGCACCCGCGGCGAGATGCTGCAGCAGGTAGGGGCCGCCTTGCGCGCCTGGGACTATGAAATCTGGGTGAAGGCCTTTTTCGCCCGCCTGCCTAAAGACCAGTTTGTCATCATTCCCGATGTGCGCTTCCCCAACGAAGCCCAGCCCATTCTGGACCGGGGCGGCATTATGCTGCGCGTGGAAGGCGACCCGCTCCACCAGCGCGGCGACGGCACCCGTGACGACTCGCACCCCAGCGAAACGGTGATGGATACGTATGACCAGTTCACGGCCGTGCTGTATAACACCGGCTCCCGCGCTGAGCTGGAAAAGCAGGTGGCAGACATGCTAAATCAACTCTAAAAATCGTGTCATCCTGAGCCCGGCAAAGGACCTTCTCACTCAGGAGCATATCGTAGTATCACTTCTGGTTCAAGCCCAAGCAGGTCCCTGTACCGGGCGCGGGATGACAGACAGTATTCTTATACCTTTGCCCGCCCACTTCTCCATTAATAATCTGCAACCCAAACCCGCAACCGCTATGGCCAACGGCTTTTTTAACGTTCCCACCCCGATTAATGAGCCTGTTAAAGGCTACGCGCCCAACTCGCCGGAGCGCCTGGAGCTGCTCAAAACGCTGAAAGAGCTGAAACAGCAACAGCGCGACATTCCGATGCACATCGGCGGCCAGGAAATCCGCACGGGCAAAACCAAGAATATCACCGCGCCGCACGACCACCAGCACGTGCTGGGGCAGTTTCACGAGGGCGACAAAACCCACGTAGGCCAGGCCATTGAAGCCGCCCTGGCTGCCCGCACCAACTGGGCCGAAATGCCCTGGGAGCACCGCGCCGCCATCTTCCTGAAAGCCGCCGACCTGCTGGCTGGCCCCTACCGGGCGCGCCTCAACGCGGCTACCATGCTGGGCCAGAGCAAAAACGCTTTCCAGGCTGAAATTGACGCTGCCTGTGAGCTGATCGACTTTTTCCGCTTCAACGTGCACTTCATGCAGGAAATCTACCGGCAGCAGCCGGAGAGCCTCCCCGGCATGTGGAACCGCCTGGAGCACCGCCCGCTGGAAGGCTTCGTGTTTGCCCTCACGCCCTTCAACTTCACCTCCATTGCCGGCAACCTGCCTACTTCCGTGGCCATGATGGGCAACGTGGTGGTGTGGAAGCCCGCCAACACCCAGATTTACTCAGCCCAGGTGCTGATGGAGCTGTTCAAGGAAGCTGGTGTACCGGATGGCGTTATCAACCTTGTGTATGTGGATGGCCCCACCGCCGGTGATGTTATCTTCTCGCATCCTGATTTCGCCGGTATCCACTTCACCGGTTCTACGGGCGTGTTCCAGAACATCTGGAAAACCATTGGTCAGAATATCAGCACCTACAAGAGCTACCCACGCATTGTAGGCGAAACCGGCGGCAAGGACTTCATCCTGGCCCACCACTCGGCGCATCCGCGCCAGGTGGCTACGGCCATTAGCCGCGGTGCTTTTGAGTATCAGGGGCAGAAGTGCTCGGCCGCTTCCCGCGTGTACATCCCCAGCAACATGTGGGATGAAGTGAAAGGCTACCTGCAGGAAGATCTGAAGTCGTTTAAAATGGGCGACGTGGAGGATTTCTCCAACTTCATCAACGCCGTTATCGACGAGAAGTCGTTCGATAAGCTGGCCAAGTACATCGACGGTGCCAAGGCTGATGATTCGGCCGAAATCATTGCAGGCGGTAACTACGATAAGTCGAAAGGCTATTTCATTGAGCCCACGATTATCGTGACCAAAAACCCGCAGTACATCACCATGTGTGAGGAGCTGTTTGGCCCCGTGCTCACGCTGTACGTGTACGACTCGCAGGAATTCGAGA carries:
- a CDS encoding NAD(P)/FAD-dependent oxidoreductase: MDTNLPVSKNPRVVIVGCGFAGLRLAKELRHAPVQVVVIDRNNYHNFQPLLYQVATGALEADSIAYPIRKIFAGQENFFYRMADVQRVEPERNTVVTHIGDIHYDYLVLATGSLTNFFGIESLERNAMQIKSIPNALNLRSFIFQNFEKALLTENPDERQALMNIVVVGGGPTGVEISGSLAEMRKHVLPKDYPELDLQQMQIILVEAGAELLGPMSKKSQQKSKEYLEELGVQIRLNTSIKRYENCRAYYSETEFIPTENLIWAAGVNGAAIPGLPPEIVARNKRINVNQWNRVEGFENVFAIGDVANMVTEDMPRGLPMLAPVAQQQADLLAKNLVRILQGQAPENFKYLNKGVMAIVSRNKAVVDLPKDVHFNGFFGWLTWLFVHLMTLVGFRNKIVAFIDWAFSYFNSDQALRLIIRPFSRRDVKDDRGKKAAEHQTATPEYIPTPPAIQTPVG
- a CDS encoding carboxypeptidase-like regulatory domain-containing protein — its product is MSVVVRYKFLFPALLVLVWAAFSSAAQAQGQRRVVQFTGIVATGDSLLGVPGATVMVPQAGRGTATNAYGYFSLPVLAGDSIVIRSLGYRNQWVVIPLDYPRQSYSVIVQLKEDATMLPEVRIFPYVTERDFKKAFLALRLPTERGSRTAENLNEEIMKRIFNNAPVTSMGNYRQTMQQQQFERDRRMGIGPSVQANNPLLNPFSWLQLIKQVKDGEFKKKEGVDY
- a CDS encoding ArsR/SmtB family transcription factor; amino-acid sequence: MRLKHFTVAFGLPIFKALGDESRVRILHLLWRNQEMCISDLEQVLDFTQTKTSRQLLFLKNAGLVSFRRLDNWVFYYLKDEVIELMQQLLGYLERDPQLVHDQQVYQTLWSNRELAAYKLQNRRWTGTPVS
- a CDS encoding (2Fe-2S) ferredoxin domain-containing protein; the encoded protein is MLLDHHLFVCTNQKNEIGREVAKALKIELKKQGLKSLLTGGEKRRNRVQTCNCLDQCKHCKKGPGAALVIYPEGTFYGDVKPKDAAEIVQKHLGEGQVIKRLLID
- a CDS encoding YjjG family noncanonical pyrimidine nucleotidase, which translates into the protein MNSSLKSYRHLFFDLDHTLWDFETNADVTLRHLFDHHDLQRFGTFTVDAFIQVYSDINHGLWRLYQNNKITQQQLRATRFPRTFVKLGLTEADSPAGISEQFTDILPKKSAVFPYTYEVLDYLRDKGYELHLITNGFKDIQYIKLNASCLTDYFQEIVTSECCGHLKPDTRIFQHALERTGATAAESLMIGDNLECDVLGAYNAGIDQVYFNPEKRRHFNEVTYEISCLSELRAIL
- the pruA gene encoding L-glutamate gamma-semialdehyde dehydrogenase; its protein translation is MANGFFNVPTPINEPVKGYAPNSPERLELLKTLKELKQQQRDIPMHIGGQEIRTGKTKNITAPHDHQHVLGQFHEGDKTHVGQAIEAALAARTNWAEMPWEHRAAIFLKAADLLAGPYRARLNAATMLGQSKNAFQAEIDAACELIDFFRFNVHFMQEIYRQQPESLPGMWNRLEHRPLEGFVFALTPFNFTSIAGNLPTSVAMMGNVVVWKPANTQIYSAQVLMELFKEAGVPDGVINLVYVDGPTAGDVIFSHPDFAGIHFTGSTGVFQNIWKTIGQNISTYKSYPRIVGETGGKDFILAHHSAHPRQVATAISRGAFEYQGQKCSAASRVYIPSNMWDEVKGYLQEDLKSFKMGDVEDFSNFINAVIDEKSFDKLAKYIDGAKADDSAEIIAGGNYDKSKGYFIEPTIIVTKNPQYITMCEELFGPVLTLYVYDSQEFEKTLDLVDGTSPYALTGAIFSQDRYAIDLASKRLVHAAGNFYINDKPTGAVVGQQPFGGARASGTNDKAGSMLNLLRWVSPRAIKETFVPPVDYRYPFLGVDNHEDLNVAKGGF